Below is a window of Rhodoglobus vestalii DNA.
TTGGCGCAGCGGTAGCGCGCTTCCCTGACACGGAAGAGGTCGCTGGTTCGATCCCAGTATCGCTCACTGAAAAACCCTTGAGTAATCAAGGGTTTTTTCATGTCCGGGGGCACTTTTCGACACTTAAGCACTATCTCGGCGTTATCTGTTTCAGCCTTTGCCTGGGATTCAGGTGTCTCTTACCAGTTCCAGCCATGTCCACTGATGTCCCGAAATTTTCGAGCGGATTGCAATATCTGCCCTGAACCCGCCCGGAATGCCGCACGGGTTCACCACTGGCAGATGGCCGCGCATAGAGGTGATATGGGACAGGCGATCAGTAGTATGGGAGACATGAAGACCGAGGCCAGGTTTATCTCCGCGGCAGACACCGCCGCCACGGTTGAGCGCGCCCTGGAACTCGGTGATGAAGCTGCCGCCATCCGCCATCTGACAGAGGCCGTTAGCCGCCTCATCCAGGCATCCGCAGATTCGAAAATACCCCAAGCTATTCTTGAAGCTCCCGACCCGATTCGGGACTCACGATATGAGACCCTGATCGCGACCGCTTTCGCCTACGCGATGTCTCGCCGAGGGGAAATGCCTTTGGCGTGGATGACAGACGCAAAGCCTGTGCCTACGGAATGGCTGTGGGGTGGCGATGGTGCGTCTAAGCCGTTCCGAGACTTCATCCGCAGTCACACACCTGACATCTTCCGCGACAAAAACATCCTCACCCGGGAGCGGGACTGGACCACTCTTTGAGCGGCGAATATCGTGAACTCAACGGCGATGAAATTCGTGAGCTGCTTGGCGAGCTGCTTGAGCGCCTCGCCGCCCGAGGCGTGGAAGTCGAAGTCTACATAATCGGTGGCGCCGCGATGGCGTTGCATCTCGGTCGGCAACAGCTCACCCCCGATGTTGATGGCCTGTTTCGTCCGAGAGATGAAGTCTTCGCGGAAGCCACACTGATGGCTGAGGAAAAGAACCTTGACCCTGACTGGGTGAACGACAGAGCAGTCTCGTTCATGGCTTTCGACCCGGCAGGTGACGTAGAAGCGAAACAGATAATGCTTCACGGTCACCCTGTCACGATCGCATCGAAGCGGACACTTCTCGCCATGAAGATCGCGGCGTCCCGGGTCAAAGACCACGAGGACACCAGCCGGCTTATCGTCGACCTCGGGATTACTGATGCCGAAGAGATAGTGGATCTCGCATTCGGCGTTTTCGGAGAGGACGGGATGACCCTTCCAAACGACCGTGGAGAGGTTCGCCTGATGGCGGAAGAGGCCATCAGGCGCGCCAACGCCTATGCCGCTCGCAAAGAATTCCTGCCAGATACACCCGCACAGTAACCGCGCGCAGGTCGGCACACGCGGATGCTTGGGCGAGAGCCTAGAAGGCATTGGCGACGCATAGCCCAACGCCCTAAGAGTTAAGAGGAGCGCCGCTACTCGTTGTCGCGGTAAGCCATCGTTTCGCCCATGTTCTCAAGGGAGTTGGCATCAATCCGAATCAGGCGGGGGCCGATGCGCTTCGCCTTGATGAGTCCGTCATAAATCCAGCGGCGAATCGTCTTCGTCGAGCATCGGTATCGCTCGGCGGCTTCCTGGACGGTAATCCATTCGGTCGCGTCGGTCGGGGCTGGGGTAAGGGTTGCTGTAGTCATGTCGGCTCTATGCGCGGCCGCCCATGTCCACTTGTTATTCTTGGCGTATTGACCATAAAGGGGTCCGATGCCAAATACCGCTCACCAGCTTCGCGCCGCACGCCTGACCTCGGGAATGAGTCAGGTCGAACTGGCGAAAGCATCGTCCACAGACCAATCACTCATCTCCCATGTGGAGTCAGGAAGCCGCGACACCCGCACCAGGACGCTCGACAGGCTGATGTCGACAATGGGACATCAAATGGTCGCCATCGACTCAGTGGAGCTCACAGCGCTTGACACAGCAATCACAATGCGGAGATGGCTTGCCCGCCAACGCCCAGACGAAGCCGGGAAAGCGCTCCAAGAATTCAGTGCCGGACTGCACCGCGTCGACGCAGCCACAATGGTTGCACTCACACACTCACAACCGCTGTCCACCGAGCATCGTCGATGGGATGCGGCGCTTGCGCAGGTTATTGAATTCCGACTTGATGCGGTGAGTGCACCCATGCCGGCATGGCTTCGATCCTCGGGCCTTCTAGGTGACGAGGTCGCATGGCTGGACGTTGCCTCTCAGCACAGCACCACAAGCCCACATCCGGCACATAACCAGTAAGGGCGTTCGCCGGATCTGGCGACTTCAAGGCGGCGCATGCAGCCGAGACAGTTAGGCGCGTCATCCTCCACGATCTGAGGCTACCCGCATCTGAGCTTCGGGCTACTCGACCACCCACAGGGCAAAGCAAAAGACCCCGACCAGCTCAATGCCGGTCGGGGTCTTTTCTGTCGCGCTAGCTGCCTACTGGCAGGAGTCGCA
It encodes the following:
- a CDS encoding DUF6036 family nucleotidyltransferase — encoded protein: MSGEYRELNGDEIRELLGELLERLAARGVEVEVYIIGGAAMALHLGRQQLTPDVDGLFRPRDEVFAEATLMAEEKNLDPDWVNDRAVSFMAFDPAGDVEAKQIMLHGHPVTIASKRTLLAMKIAASRVKDHEDTSRLIVDLGITDAEEIVDLAFGVFGEDGMTLPNDRGEVRLMAEEAIRRANAYAARKEFLPDTPAQ
- a CDS encoding helix-turn-helix domain-containing protein, whose amino-acid sequence is MTTATLTPAPTDATEWITVQEAAERYRCSTKTIRRWIYDGLIKAKRIGPRLIRIDANSLENMGETMAYRDNE
- a CDS encoding helix-turn-helix domain-containing protein, whose product is MPNTAHQLRAARLTSGMSQVELAKASSTDQSLISHVESGSRDTRTRTLDRLMSTMGHQMVAIDSVELTALDTAITMRRWLARQRPDEAGKALQEFSAGLHRVDAATMVALTHSQPLSTEHRRWDAALAQVIEFRLDAVSAPMPAWLRSSGLLGDEVAWLDVASQHSTTSPHPAHNQ